One window from the genome of Cryptococcus neoformans var. neoformans JEC21 chromosome 12 sequence encodes:
- a CDS encoding adenylate cyclase binding protein, putative: protein MATSQGIHSISTILKRLEAVTSRLEDIAVTQTSHGSSVKSPAPTPDTPTGVAPPAPETPKSAEMTQPTLSPASKVYQDEIVNGALNDFLSKSKEVGGLVAEHSALIGLLCEAQLSFLQFASNHAKPSAPNALAPLLEPQGKAIEAVMETKDKLSRSKEGREWGVCFNVLGEGVPAWGWVQMNAAQFWSDRVIKQYKETNTSVVAWAKSFIALIAALESYVKEWHVTGVVWNPKGSPAPSSIPKTSTSAPPPPPPPPSSSAQAASTPAASGAAALLADLNRGGAATSGLRKVDSSQMTHKNPSLRSASIVPDNGKKGPPLKPKPGAKPAKKPAKVELEDGNKWIIENQEDNRSIKIDNTELHHTVHIFGCVNSVVQISGKINAVTMAGCKKTSVVLDSAVSSFSITSSPSFEVQIIGSIPTIQVDTTDSGQVYLSKDCMEVIEIITSKSSSINISVPTGEDGDFVERPVPEQMKSRVVDGKLVTEIVEHSG, encoded by the exons ATGGCCACATCCCAGGGCATACACTCGATCAGCACAATCCT CAAGCGCTTGGAGG CTGTCACAAGTCGTCTGGAAGACATCGCAGTCACGCAGACATCTCACGGCAGCTCTGTCAAGTCGCCTGCCCCCACTCCTGATACTCCGACGGGCGTTGCTCCACCTGCGCCGGAGACTCCCAAATCCGCAGAAATGACTCAGCCCACTCTGTCCCCGGCCTCCAAGGTCTATCAGGACGAAATCGTTAACGGTGCTCTCAATGACTTCCTCTCGAAATCCAAGGAAGTGGGAGGCTTGGTAGCTGAACAC TCGGCTCTCATAGGCCTCCTATGTGAAGCGCAGTTATCTTTCCTCCAATTTGCGTCAAATCACGCAAAGCCCTCTGCTCCTAATGCACTGGCGCCATTGCTGGAACCTCAGGGAAAGGCCATTGAAGCGGTCATGGAGACGAAAGACAAGCTCAGTCGATCCAAAGAAGGTCGCGAGTGGGGTGTCTGCTTTAATGTATTGGGAGAAGGTGTCCCCGCTTGGGGCTGGGTACAGATG AACGCCGCTCAATTCTGGTCCGACCGCGTGATCAAGCAGTACAAAGAAAC GAATACATCGGTAGTTGCCTGGGCCAAGTCATTCATTGCGTTGATTGCTGCCCTTGAATCCTATGTTAAGGAATGGCATGTTACTGGTGTAGTCTGGAACCCTAAG GGTTCCCCAGCCCCCTCTTCTATACCCAAGACATCAACATCTGCTCCtcccccacctcctccacctccttctaGCTCAGCACAGGCTGCTTCTACTCCCGCTGCTTCTGGAGCTGCTGCCCTTTTGGCTGATTTGAATCGTGGTGGCGCCGCCACTTCTGGATTGCGAAAGGTCGATAGTTCCCAAATGACACATAAGAACCCCTCACTTCGTTCCGCCAGCATTGTCCCTGAcaatggaaagaagggccCGCCTCTCAAGCCCAAGCCGGGCGCGAAGCCTGCAAAGAAGCCTGCCAAGGtcgagcttgaagatgggaaTAAATGGATCATT GAAAACCAAGAGGACAATAGGTCTATTAAAATTGACAACACTGAACTTCACCACACTGTTCACATCTTTGGTTGCGTCAACTCTGTGGTTCAGATCTCCGGCAAAATCAACGCTGTGACCATGG CCGGATGTAAGAAGACCTCTGTCGTCCTAGACTCTGCCgtatcctctttctctatcACTTCGTCCCCCTCATTTGAAGTCCAGATCATCGGCTCCATTCCCACCATCCAAGTCGACACCACTGACTCCGGCCAGGTGTATCTCTCAAAGGATTGCATGGAAGTGATCGAAATCATTACCAGCAAGTCCAGTAGCATCAACATTTCTGTTCCTACCGGCGAAGATGGCGATTTCGTCGAAAGGCCTGTGCCTGAACAGATGAAGTCAAGGGTAGTCGACGGAAAACTCGTCACAGAGATTGTAGAGCACTCAGGATAG
- a CDS encoding phosphatidylinositol 3-kinase, putative, which translates to MSGNIQHRILHRTVPLICQALITSPDDETVWLEGLRLLSSAKLRHALPHTSSIWLPLLLKGLEVTRSEGIILESLRLLIEAADTLEPMKSCLIKPLRSLAKVANLAGTEELILVVNCLGIKVWDSKNNAIGSDAPNQRDNRTELARDLSTQEPPQHPLLSEILAHNLPPKPRSVQHTWTNTLLSSPNDSPSLWLHNLYQATLEASNIPEMTVTSRLGPLINAELFQTAFAKCYLQLEDDAAFKAVVDEAIVSLLSDKTVNKEILIMFLDLLAFCTKDTTPYFSPKVFEAAKMCALQCFHGGLNQTLPGVILWYIEQQAEALPTPESISNLVEANIRVGTGGYDAAWSTLLWLENDWNIEPQPMWITSLSHWQQALSAQDKIDKNQQATMYSSFNLRMICYHALGNYQKGYDLAQNFFEGLDDNERRNTAHWATAAAWHMGDFDTMADHLAFHPRGTSKSLYKAIIDVHNEQYASAFHHINKAQSLSYDELQMQLGAGLQVALKSLAKTEFLVELQEAIQYKSQPELRPTILATWKTRFKRSHADANSWLKRLEIWTLACSPKTFELQDCFLKTAKLCESAGMHEAARSIIKRITPEVTLPGCKVEYTKLRFQWKDVFQRHDQNGMEDALERLYIHTRRYLEYINVNKHELEASALGLQPLSKTENLSTLERKVIARRYYRLGEWTSVLQGSEWLQDRESTVLMYTSLAAKLDVSWHEAAFSLAERSVTLFESNGFSRYDGVAVGSYIVPALRGLFQAARTKESPEFIIKALLRLVTLWFRFGESQAVLVEVENQLNITDVEPWLSAIPQLIARLGTPQKDLQCTLIKLLRTISSHYPHAVIWPLLTATQTRKVEHQEAARVIMDYICTMADGTRLVDQAELVGRELIRTSISKWRGIIDGFLPRQDLMEIKWQDIPEIWEEDLRMLTNPETPDEHQFVLQYGEQLHLVDKTLIRYNSSRQLNLVNNAYSTLYRLYGEIEAQLNQWRLPGMKLHLASTAPRLLSLRDCILTVPGLYDPHIKLDDQAFIDGFQPVVHILSSKQLPRKLLIQSYLSDHTFLLKGNEDLRGDERIMQLFNLINTLLNHRSDAFSRNLHLLPYEVVPLSPSAGLVSWVSNTQQLQSMIQANRDKHKRNALTNRELGSLLGYDPDVFNPNNPKLDATAEMGKYDKLPLLIKVQRLKAALSHSNQSDIKDVLWQRSPSADIWIKRRTNFARTVGVASFVGYIIGLGDRHGSNILVDQLTWGALHIDFGDLFNVAQERSFLPEKVPFRLTRMMTNAFELASQGDLETPGSAGTFKQASFITMDVLRGSRSTLLAMLEAFLYDPLLSWTSSQNNPSGTTRLEEAVLREAPKVGASLEGLKSKAGQKDSSQGTQSQQGETKDLSIQEDSLPYEQLDNSLTSTCLRTDSYMARVSSTEMTNSKALQVLTQIERKLVGLHNTNSEQPFSVSKQVQELIKEATNLQNLSQGYVLGWIPHW; encoded by the exons ATGTCTGGGAACATCCAACACCGCATCCTCCATCGGACCGTCCCTCTAATATGTCAGGCTTTGATCACTTCTCCCGACGATGAAACAGTGTGGCTCGAGGGCCTCCGACTACTATCTTCAGCAAAACTTCGTCATGCGCTACCGCACACATCTTCGATATGGCTTCCTCTGTTATTGAAGGGTTTGGAGGTGACAAGATCGGAAGGAATTATATTGGAGTCCCTCAGACTGCTTATTGAAGCCGCGGACACACTTGAGCCCATGAAAAGCTGCCTCATTAAGCCTCTTCGCTCTCTCGCAAAAGTTGCTAACCTTGCTGGAACGGAAGAGTTGATTTTAGTTGTGAACTGTCTCGGTATCAAAGTTTGGGATAGCAAAAACAATGCTATCGGTAGTGATGCCCCTAACCAG CGTGACAATCGAACTGAATTGGCCCGAGATTTGTCTACGCAAGAGCCGCCACAGCACCCCTTATTGTCTGAAATTCTTGCACACAACTTACCACCAAAGCCACGAAGTGTTCAGCACACATGGACAAATacgcttctttcttctcccaatgATAGTCCTTCACTTTGGCTTCACAATCTGTATCAGGCAACCCTAGAGGCCAGTAACATCCCCGAAATGACTGTCACGTCTAGA TTGGGGCCGCTTATCAACGCGGAACTATTCCAGACGGCCTTTGCCAAGTGTTACCTGCAGCTAGAGGATGATGCTGCGTTCAAG GCGGTCGTTGATGAAGCGATAGTCTCTCTGTTGTCAGACAAGACTGTGAACAAAGAAATTTTGATCATGTTCTTGGATCTTCTGGCCTTTTGCACGAAAGATACAACGCCTTATTTTAGTCCCAAAGTCTTTGAGGCTGCAAAAATGTGTGCCTTACAATGCTTCCACGGCGGTCTGAATCAGACACTGCCTGGGGTGATCTTGTGGTACATTGAGCAACAAGCAGAAGCACTTCCTACTCCGGAAAGCATATCTAACCTTGTAGAAGCTAATATCAG AGTCGGAACTGGGGGCTATGATGCCGCATGGAGTACCTTGTTATGGTTGGAGAATGATTGGAATATTGAGCCTCAACCGATGTGGATTACCTCACTCAGTCACTGGCAGCAGGCTCTCAGCGCTCAAGACAAAATCGACAAAAATCAACAAGCTACTATGTATTCTTCATTCAACCTGCGAATGATCTGCT ACCATGCCCTTGGGAATTATCAAAAAGGCTATGACTTGGCTCAGAACTTCTTTGAAGGTCTTGATGACAATGAACGACGAAACACGGCGCACTGGGCAACCGCAGCTGCATGGCATATG GGAGATTTTGATACAATGGCAGATCACCTTGCGTTTCATCCCAGAGGCACAAGTAAATCTTTGTACAAGGCTATCATCGATGTACACAATGAACAGTATGCTTCGGCCTTCCATCACATCAACAAAGCTCAAAGTCTCTCTTACGATGAGCTACAGATGCAATTGGGAGCTGGGCTGCAAGTCGCGCTGAAGAGTTTAGCCAAAACAGAGTTCTTGGTTGAATTACAGGAGGCGATTCAGTATAAGTCTCAACCGGAGCTACGCCCAACCATTCTTGCCACTTGGAAAACACGTTTCAAACGGAGCCATGCCGATGCTAATTCGTGGTTGAAGCGCCTTGAAATATGGACACTTGCGTGCTCACCAAAAACTTTTGAGCTGCAGGATTGCTTTCTCAAGACTGCAAAACTATGCGAAAGTGCAGGAATGCATGAAGCTGCTCGATCCATAATTAAGCGTATAACTCCAGAGGTAACCCTTCCA GGTTGCAAAGTGGAATATACGAAATTGAGATTTCA atggaaagatgtATTTCAAAGACACGACCAGAATGGAATGGAAGATGCTTTAGAAAGGCTTTACATTCACACGCGTCGATATCTTGAATATATCAACGTCAACAAACATGAGCTTGAAGCATCTGCTCTCGGTTTGCAGCCTCTCTCCAAAACTGAAAATCTTAGTACGCTTGAACGAAAGGTAATTGCCAGACGCTACTACCGTCTAGGAGAATGGACGTCTGTTTTGCAGGGGTCTGAATGGCTACag GATCGAGAATCCACAGTTCTCATGTATACGTCTTTAGCGGCAAAGCTAGATGTTTCCTG GCATGAGGCAGCATTTTCTCTCGCTGAACGGTCTGTTACACTGTTTGAGAGTAACGGATTCTCAAGGTATGATGGGGTGGCGGTAGGTAGCTATA TCGTCCCGGCGCTGAGAG GCTTGTTCCAAGCCGCACGTACCAAGGAAAGCCCAGAGTTCATTATTAAAGCACTCTTGCGATTAGTCACGCTTTGGTTCAGATTTGGGGAGAGTCAAGCCGTGCTtgtggaagtggagaatCAACTCAACATAACCGATGTTGAACCCTGGTTATCCGCTATCCCGCAGCTCATTGCTCGTCTAGGTACCCCTCAAAAAGATCTCCAGTGTACATTGATTAAGCTATTAAGAACTATATCCTCTCATTACCCGCATGCTGTTATTTGGCCTCTCTTGACTGCTACTCAAACTCGCAAAGTAGAACACCAAGAGGCGGCGAGGGTTATTATGGATTATATCTGCACCATGGCCGATGGCACTCGTTTAGTTGATCAAGCCGAATtagttggaagagagttgATCCGCACTTCTATATC CAA ATGGAGGGGTATTATTGATGGTTTTCTCCCCAGGCAGGACCTCATGGAGATAAAGTGGCAAGATATCCCAGAGatttgggaagaagatctcAGAATGTTAACA AACCCGGAGACTCCAGATGAGCATCAGTTTGTTTTGCAATATGGCGAACAACTACACCTGGTCGACAAGACCCTGATCCGGTACAATTCAAGCAGACAGCTCAATCTTGTTAACAACGCATACAGCACGTTGTATCGA CTTTATGGAGAGATTGAAGCACAGCTGAATCAATGGAGATTACCAGGCATGAAACTTCACTTAGCAAGCACTGCTCCTCGGCTTCTCAGTTTGCGAGACTGCATTTTAACAGTACCTG GGCTCTATGACCCACATATCAAGCTTGACGACCAAGCATTCATCGACGGCTTTCAACCGGTAGTCCACATTCTTTCCTCAAAGCAGCTTCCTCGAAAACTTCTCATTCAGTCATATCTTTCTGATCACACGTTCCTGCTGAAGG GTAACGAAGATCTTCGAGGTGACGAACGTATTATGCAATTATTCAATCTCATCAATACTCTTCTAAATCATCGTTCAGATGCCTTTAGCCGAAATTTGCATCTTTTGCCTTACGAAGTAGTACCTCTTTCGCCGTCGGCAGGTCTTGTCAGCTGGGTATCCAACACTCAACA GCTGCAATCGATGATTCAAGCAAATCGAGACAAGCACAAACGAAATGCACTTACTAACCGGGAGCTGGGCTCGCTATTAGGG TATGATCCAGATGTGTTTAATCCTAATAATCCAAAACTGGATGCAACAGCTGAGATGGGCAAATATGACAAACTGCCGTTACTTATAAAAGTCCAGCGGCTCAAAGCAGCTCTTTCTCATTCGAATCAAA GTGATATCAAAGATGTCTTGTGGCAGAGAAGCCCAAGTGCTGATATCTGGATCAAAAGGAGGACCAACTTTGCTAGAACAGTTGGAGTTGCAA GTTTTGTTGGATATATCATTGGATTGGGCGACAGGCATGGGAGCAATATTTTGGTTGATCAGCTAACATGGGGCGCACTTCATATCGATTTTGGTGAT CTATTCAATGTTGCTCAAGAGAGATCCTTCTTGCCTGAAAAGGTACCATTCCGTCTCACCCGAATGATGACTAATGCATTTGAA CTTGCATCGCAAGGGGATTTGGAAACACCTGGGTCAGCGGGAACATTCAAACAAGCTTCTTTCATAACAATGGACGTTTTGCGTGGCAGTAGGAGCACATTACTTGCAATGTTGGAAGCTTTCTTGTATGACCCTTTGCTTTCGTGGACA TCGAGTCAGAACAACCCCTCAGGTACGACCAGATTAGAAGAAGCTG TTCTTCGCGAAGCTCCCAAAGTTGGAGCCTCTTTGGAAGGGTTAAAG TCCAAAGCTGGACAGAAAGATTCTTCCCAGGGCACTCAATCACAACAGGGCGAGACCAAAGATCTGTCGATACAAGAAGATTCGCTCCCCTATGAGCAACTGGATAACTCGTTGACATCCACTTGCCTTCGCACTGACTCGTATATGGCAAGAGTTTCCAGTACTGAAATGACGAACAGTAAGGCGCTGCAA GTACTTACTCAGATAGAACGAAAACTAGTCG GTCTTCACAACACTAACTCTGAACAGCCATTCAGTGTCAGCAAGCAGGTACAGGAGTTGATCAAAGAAGCTACCAATCTACAGAATCTGTCTCAAGGCTACGTGCTTGGATGGATCCCACATTGGTAG
- a CDS encoding protein threonine/tyrosine kinase, putative, protein MSQTPSQQPPHSDDVFEPTQLSQPAYSQTQNTQAFISSQVEPRRKYWAIFISTHSDRGILKVPWSKPYIQLGRGPYTLGNDVILPEKRVSNTHCRFTLGMQNAKNLEPSNDTARAWKEGEGEPEVWVEDLKSSNGTFVNGARINTRRLLRHGDEISLGHAGTLDYHDVRYIYRSVGGKRLKNGQASSNSGDLEPVGQVYEKYQLLDRLGKGTFAEVHKAVDVETGNMRAIKQIVKHRFAGNDKTLQLFHREINITRSLEHENICRLIDWYEDPQHICLVLEYVDGGDLLDYIMDWPEEQGGLPEQHAAELTVQICRAMAYTHSKGITHRDLKPENILLTKEHEGARIVKIADFGLAKMIHTNTMLVSMVGTPQYLAPEIVMQTEQQPGYENVVDSWSVGIIVYSMMTKALPFDEDSKLPVEQRIRARFTQPPDVSLLEQRNVSQQAIDFILRLLDKDPAKRMTMAQALDHEWLSEPSSQPIESQRMGLGGDSMWSIQSFDSLQPDFNYGPGSANWQRPATVSSTRLKSGFEGSDDFSQPMTKLHLNTPEICNIPSKKASIKQTSAAIGINTPVSLVSPCVAGNPVNAVSPSAPTSTSPTSLSKQQKRKLEDEKRANSIDSEGEGSESIDRTNNAPVNENIDASVMMDSAVDSVKEDGKDDIVLARRPRKSMRLQ, encoded by the exons ATGTCGCAAACTCCTTCCCAACAGCCCCCACACAGTGACGATGTCTTTGAGCCCACCCAGCTGTCCCAGCCGGCGTATAGCCAAACTCAAAACACACAGGCGTTCATCAGCAGTCAGGTCGAGCCACGCAGAAAATACT GGGcgatcttcatctccacccaCTCGGACCGCGGGATCCTAAAAGTGCCCTGGAGCAAGCCCTATATTCAGCTGGGAAGAGGACCGTATACTCTTGGAAATGATGTTATACTCCCCGAAAAGAGAGTCTCCAACACACACTGTCGCTTTACTCTCGGGATGCAAAATGCAAAGAATCTGGAACCGTCTAATGACACCGCCAGGgcatggaaagaaggagagggtgagCCCGAAGTATGGGTAGAAGATTTGAAGAGCAGTAACGGGACATTT GTTAATGGCGCTCGTATCAACACCAGGCGCCTTTTACGGCATGGCGATGAGATATCACTAGGTCATGCGGGCACTCTTGACTATCACGACGTTCGATATATATATCGTTCTGTTGGGGGCAAGAGATTAAAGAATGGGCAAGCCTCAAGCAATAGTGGCGATCTCGAACCTGTAGGCCAGGTTTACGAGAAATATCAATTACTCGATCG CTTGGGGAAAGGGACGTTTGCGGAAGTTCACAAAGCTGTGGACGTAGAAACGGGGAATATGCGAGCCATCAAA CAAATCGTCAAACATCGCTTTGCCGGCAACGACAAGACTCTTCAGCTGTTTCACCGAGAAATCAATATCACTAGAAGTCTGGAGCAC GAAAACATATGTCGGCTGATTGACTGGTACGAAGACCCTCAACATATCTGTCTTGTTCTGGAGTATGTAGATGGAGGTGATCTTTTGGATTACATCATGGACTGGCCAGAAGAGCAAGGCGGTCTCC CTGAGCAACACGCTGCTGAACTCACAGTTCAGATCTGCCGTGCAATGGCCTACACA CATTCAAAAGGCATCACTCATAGAGACTTGAAGCCAGAG AATATTCTTTTGACAAAAGAACATGAAGGTGCTCGAATCGTCAAAATTGCAGATTTTGGCTTGGCTAAGATGA TCCACACAAACACTATGCTTGTATCCATGGTCGGAACCCCGCAGTATTTGGCTCCGGAGATTGTCATGCAAACAGAGCAGCAACCAGGATACGAAAACGTGGTGGACTCCTGGTCTGTCGGCATAATAGTTTATAG CATGATGACCAAGGCTTTACCATTTGACGAAGATAGCAAACTTCCTGTGGAG CAACGGATTCGAGCCCGTTTTACTCAACCACCTGATGTGTCCCTGTTGGAGCAGCGAAACGTGAGCCAGCAAG CAATCGATTTCATTTTGAGGCTCTTGGACAAAGATCCCGCCAAGCGCATGACGATGGCCCAAGCCTTGGATCATGAATGGCTTTCTGAGCCCTCTTCGCAGCCAATTGAGTCGCAACGCATGGGTCTTGGCGGTGATTCTATGTGGTCCATCCAATCTTTCGATTCATTACAACCTGACTTTAACTATGGTCCTGGAAGCGCAAACTGGCAGAGGCCCGCCACGGTCTCTAGCACAAGGTTAAAAAGTGGTTTTGAGGGGTCAGACGATTTCTCTCAACCGATGACCAAATTGCATCTCAATACTCCAGAAATATGCAATATACCCTCTAAAAAGGCAAGCATCAAACAAACAAGCGCTGCAATAGGCATCAACACCCCAGTATCACTTGTCTCTCCATGTGTTGCTGGTAACCCGGTCAACGCCGTTTCGCCGTCTGCTCCTACGTCGACATCACCCACATCTCTTTcaaaacaacaaaaacgCAAGctagaagatgaaaagagggCTAATAGCATTGACTCGGAAGGTGAAGGTTCGGAGAGTATTGATAGGACAAATAACGCCCCAGTAAATGAGAACATTGACGCATCCGTTATGATGGACTCGGCGGTCGATAGTGTaaaggaggatggaaaagacgaTATTGTATTGGCTAGACGCCCCCGAAAATCTATGCGCCTTCAATAG
- a CDS encoding expressed protein yields the protein MSDNQHLQGQSSVPETPANTSEVDTSGAPAAASSVGPASSEGTDQQDPVVSTSSSKVQDILQQSINRDNFQEEVGQVMGTINSWWGGVKKQSVSTLATLKADIDKTVTQAQADFEYLKAAKIEVVRKDATSEPTRVSAKEDQDISADTLKEEPISVQNDQDKGKGKETAQSSATNQTSPPAFFTKLASSTSQLQQSLLSAVQFTLDATTANSALSNPNAFRQQLVDNLRLASARENLQLSVKQAEKLAEEYLRKGDQWVKGAEKWMEEAVKVVPPEGEETHVVNIGWDGGDWYSFSTSDNTPLHISTIDNGAPGPSAAGTQVKVLASSRKDALLKRLREDKQLLLVDPEGEGETEKRKAEFRDWVKTQWEAQKTNGRLEDEGLVGHIRMELVPEYLTDEQFWQRYLFHKHMIEEEEQKRKLLLQTSQQDQSDDFNWDDEPEETTPLGDGQASHGVVTPKVSPVGKLPSSVFSHSKAKLATLDSTSPHDSEESYDLVSDQGGKTARAAPPVGDDDSDWE from the exons ATGTCAGACAACCAGCATCTGCAAGGCCAATCTAGTGTCCCAGAAACGCCCGCAAATACGTCAGAAGTTGATACATCGGGCGCGCCGGCCGCAGCAAGCAGCGTCGGGCCCGCTTCGAGCGAGGGGACAGATCAACAGGACCCTGTCGTgtcgacttcttcttcaaaagtACAAGATATACTACAGCAAAGCATCAATCGCGACAACTTTCAGGAAGAAGTTGGACAGGTGATGGGCACCATAAACAGTTGGTGGGGGGGCGTCAAGAAACAA TCCGTGTCTACTTTGGCGACTTTAAAGGCCGATATAGATAAAACAGTGACCCAAGCCCAAGCTGACTTTGAATACCTCAAGGCAGCTAAAATTGAAGTGGTACGCAAAGACGCCACTTCCGAGCCCACTAGAGTGTCAGCCAAGGAGGATCAAGATATCAGTGCAGATactttgaaagaagaaccGATAAGTGTCCAAAACGATCAGgacaagggaaaagggaaagaaacgGCACAGTCATCGGCAACGAATCAGACGAGCCCCCCTGCTTTCTTTACGAAACTCGCTTCTTCAACTAGTCAACTTCAGCAATCACTCCTATCCGCTGTACAGTTTACACTCGATGCCACAACTGCCAACTCGGCACTGTCCAATCCAAATGCCTTCCGTCAGCAACTTGTGGATAATCTACGCCTGGCCTCCGCTCGAGAGAACTTGCAGCTTTCAGTCAAACAAGCTGAAAAACTGGCTGAAGAATATCTGCGCAAAGGAGACCAGTGGGTCAAAGGTGCTGAGAAgtggatggaagaggctgtTAAAGTCGTACCTccagagggagaagagactcACGTGGTCAACATCGGCTGGGATGGCGGAGATTGGTACTCCTTTTCAACTTCTGATAATACCCCTCTGCACATATCAACGATTGACAATGGTGCCCCTGGTCCCTCAGCTGCTGGTACCCAGGTCAAGGTTCTGGCCAGCTCTCGTAAGGATGCACTTTTGAAGCGCCTTCGAGAAGATAAGCAACTTTTGTTGGTTGATCCtgaaggtgaaggggaaactgagaaaaggaaagcaGAGTTCCGTGACTGGGTTAAGACACAATGGGAAGCACAAAAGACAAATGGGCGactggaggatgagggtcTTGTGGGTCATATTAGGATGGAGCTTG TGCCTGAGTACCTCACAGATGAGCAATTCTGGCAACGTTATCTATTCCACAAACATatgattgaagaggaagagcagaagaggaaactGCTCTTGCAAA CTTCTCAACAAGACCAGTCAGATGATTTCAACTGGGATGATGAGCCTGAAGAAACTACCCCCCTGGGTGATGGGCAGGCATCCCATGGTGTAGTCACCCCTAAGGTCAGCCCAGTTGGCAAACTACCTAGTTCAGTGTTCAGTCACTCAAAGGCAAAACTTGCTACTTTGGACTCAACAAGCCCACATGACTCGGAGGAGAGCTATGACCTAGTCAGTGATCAGGGAGGGAAGACTGCCAGGGCTGCCCCTCCTgtgggagatgatgattcTGACTGGGAGTGA
- a CDS encoding adenylate cyclase binding protein, putative, which translates to MATSQGIHSISTILKRLEAVTSRLEDIAVTQTSHGSSVKSPAPTPDTPTGVAPPAPETPKSAEMTQPTLSPASKVYQDEIVNGALNDFLSKSKEVGGLVAEHSALIGLLCEAQLSFLQFASNHAKPSAPNALAPLLEPQGKAIEAVMETKDKLSRSKEGREWGVCFNVLGEGVPAWGWVQMEPTPAPYIHEMKNAAQFWSDRVIKQYKETNTSVVAWAKSFIALIAALESYVKEWHVTGVVWNPKGSPAPSSIPKTSTSAPPPPPPPPSSSAQAASTPAASGAAALLADLNRGGAATSGLRKVDSSQMTHKNPSLRSASIVPDNGKKGPPLKPKPGAKPAKKPAKVELEDGNKWIIENQEDNRSIKIDNTELHHTVHIFGCVNSVVQISGKINAVTMAGCKKTSVVLDSAVSSFSITSSPSFEVQIIGSIPTIQVDTTDSGQVYLSKDCMEVIEIITSKSSSINISVPTGEDGDFVERPVPEQMKSRVVDGKLVTEIVEHSG; encoded by the exons ATGGCCACATCCCAGGGCATACACTCGATCAGCACAATCCT CAAGCGCTTGGAGG CTGTCACAAGTCGTCTGGAAGACATCGCAGTCACGCAGACATCTCACGGCAGCTCTGTCAAGTCGCCTGCCCCCACTCCTGATACTCCGACGGGCGTTGCTCCACCTGCGCCGGAGACTCCCAAATCCGCAGAAATGACTCAGCCCACTCTGTCCCCGGCCTCCAAGGTCTATCAGGACGAAATCGTTAACGGTGCTCTCAATGACTTCCTCTCGAAATCCAAGGAAGTGGGAGGCTTGGTAGCTGAACAC TCGGCTCTCATAGGCCTCCTATGTGAAGCGCAGTTATCTTTCCTCCAATTTGCGTCAAATCACGCAAAGCCCTCTGCTCCTAATGCACTGGCGCCATTGCTGGAACCTCAGGGAAAGGCCATTGAAGCGGTCATGGAGACGAAAGACAAGCTCAGTCGATCCAAAGAAGGTCGCGAGTGGGGTGTCTGCTTTAATGTATTGGGAGAAGGTGTCCCCGCTTGGGGCTGGGTACAGATG GAACCTACACCTGCCCCTTACATTCATGAGATGAAGAACGCCGCTCAATTCTGGTCCGACCGCGTGATCAAGCAGTACAAAGAAAC GAATACATCGGTAGTTGCCTGGGCCAAGTCATTCATTGCGTTGATTGCTGCCCTTGAATCCTATGTTAAGGAATGGCATGTTACTGGTGTAGTCTGGAACCCTAAG GGTTCCCCAGCCCCCTCTTCTATACCCAAGACATCAACATCTGCTCCtcccccacctcctccacctccttctaGCTCAGCACAGGCTGCTTCTACTCCCGCTGCTTCTGGAGCTGCTGCCCTTTTGGCTGATTTGAATCGTGGTGGCGCCGCCACTTCTGGATTGCGAAAGGTCGATAGTTCCCAAATGACACATAAGAACCCCTCACTTCGTTCCGCCAGCATTGTCCCTGAcaatggaaagaagggccCGCCTCTCAAGCCCAAGCCGGGCGCGAAGCCTGCAAAGAAGCCTGCCAAGGtcgagcttgaagatgggaaTAAATGGATCATT GAAAACCAAGAGGACAATAGGTCTATTAAAATTGACAACACTGAACTTCACCACACTGTTCACATCTTTGGTTGCGTCAACTCTGTGGTTCAGATCTCCGGCAAAATCAACGCTGTGACCATGG CCGGATGTAAGAAGACCTCTGTCGTCCTAGACTCTGCCgtatcctctttctctatcACTTCGTCCCCCTCATTTGAAGTCCAGATCATCGGCTCCATTCCCACCATCCAAGTCGACACCACTGACTCCGGCCAGGTGTATCTCTCAAAGGATTGCATGGAAGTGATCGAAATCATTACCAGCAAGTCCAGTAGCATCAACATTTCTGTTCCTACCGGCGAAGATGGCGATTTCGTCGAAAGGCCTGTGCCTGAACAGATGAAGTCAAGGGTAGTCGACGGAAAACTCGTCACAGAGATTGTAGAGCACTCAGGATAG